A region of the Flavobacteriales bacterium genome:
ATGTCCCTATGCAATAGAAAGCCGTACTCTTCTCATATTCAAATAACTCAACTACACCTGACGATATAATTTGTTCAAACGAAATACTATCTAGTTTGAAGTTTAGAACATCAAGCTGGAAATTCAAATTCACTAGCTCGTCTTTCAAATTACTTATATCGTTTGTTGATATACTGTTTGATTCATTTAGATCTTCAATTATTCCAGAAATATTTAGATTGCCTATCGAATCAGTTTGAGAACTAATAACTTCTAATTTCTGTTTATTAGCGGCTTGCAAGGAATTAATGGCTTTCATTTCATTTACAACTTCTTCCTGCCCTTCTTGCGAAATTGCTAATCCTTTAGTCATTAGAAGACGCACCTTTTGCTTTCTTTTTTCTATTTGCTCACGATTCTTATAAACATCGTTAAGAATATTAGTAAAAGTCTCTGCATTCTTTTCTGTCGTTTTCAAATCGATTTTCAAAAGATCTATTCCTATTTCCAACAGCGAAATTTCAGAATTACAATTATTCCAGCTATTACATGATACTGTTAGGAAACTGAATATAATAAAGAATATAAACAGTGGCTTTTTAAGAGAATAACACATGGATAGTTGCTAATAGAGTACGCACGAAATTACTTGATTCGGTGTACAGTACAGCTCTATTTAGAAACTATATTTTATATATTCATCCACCAAGGCTCTGTATAGTAGGTCTGATCCTCTAACTCAATCGGATCTCCAATTACAGGAACGGTGATCGCCATTTCAAGTTCTCTTGCAGCCTTAGTTACTCTAATAACTGGATCGTTCCAATTGTGCAAGGATAATGTAAATGCTCCCCAATGGATTGGCATCATTACTTCAGTTTTAATATCTACAGCGGCTTGTGCTGATTCTTCCGAAGTCATATGTATGGCAGCCCATTTATCATTGTATTATCCGCACTCCATCATTGCGAAATCAAATGGGCCATACTTCGCTCCTATTTCTTTAAAATGAGGACCATATCCGCTATCTCCACTGAAATAGATATTCTTATCCTTTCCTTTTATAACCCATGATCCCCACATTGTTGCAAAATTATCTGTGAGTCCTCTACCCGAAAAATGACGTGAAGGAGTTAGTGTTAATTTAATGCCTTCCAATTCAGATTCATCCCACCAGCTAAGCTCTACAATTTTCTTTTTAGGTATGCCCCCATGCGAGTAAATGTCCTCTAACTCCTAATGGAACAAAAAACATTTTAGTCTTGTCTTTAAGTTTCTTAATTGATCCATAATCTAAGTGATCATAATGATCATGAGATATAATAATGGCATCTATCGAAGGCAATTTCTCTATTTCAATTGAAAGCGCTTTACTGTATCCATTGGTTTCTAATAAAGGATGTGGTGCCGGTGTCTTGCCTAACATTGGATCTAGTAATATTGTCTTGCCATCAAATTGTAATAGAAATGCAGAATGCCCAAACCAGATTAATCGTGGTGCTCTGTTATTTACAATTTCTAATGAATTGACATAGTTAATTAGCAGTTCTGCGCTAGGGAATTTTCCTGGTCTACTTTCAGAAAATTCTTTGATTGTGGTAAACATGTTCTTGAAGCCCATGTCCATTTTGGTGGTAATTAGATTTATGAACCTCCCTTCTTTATAATGTCCGGATTCGCTGTACCCCAACTTATCCGCTTTTGTATGGCCTCCACCAAACTCAGCACTCAAGCTCACGAAAATCAAACCAACAAACAACTATTATGGCAATAAGACCTCTTATAATTAACCCTATCATTTAAAATATTTTCTTTATCATTTCTAACTTATTGTTGCCAGGGAGTTAATATCTGTATTCTCTAAATGCTTTAGTGGTGTTCCTCTCAGAACACTGTTAATCATAGCCTGTCCTAATCTAGAAGATGTTGTTATAGAATCCATTCTTCTTAAAAGCGGGAATAGAGGCCTGCTAATAATATAAAATAGATTGTACATCAATGTACTCGATTTGATACCTCTTTCTGGAATAATAGCTCCAGGTCTAAAAGCATAGGCATCCTTAAATCCTTGATTTAAAATTTTGTTTTCTGCACGACCTTTAACTCTTGCCCACATCAAAGAACCTTTCTCGCTACTATCTGTACCTGTTCCTGACACATAATTGAAGACTAAATCTGGATTAAGACCATAAAGAAGTTCGGACAAAATAGATGTTGCTTC
Encoded here:
- a CDS encoding NAD-dependent epimerase/dehydratase family protein; its protein translation is MKAIITGSTGMVGKGVLLECLDHPEVEEVLVLNRRPIGLKHPELKEVIVNDYADLASQVLDLNGYNACFHCMGVSVVGLSEEKYTAITYEATSILSELLYGLNPDLVFNYVSGTGTDSSEKGSLMWARVKGRAENKILNQGFKDAYAFRPGAIIPERGIKSSTLMYNLFYIISRPLFPLLRRMDSITTSSRLGQAMINSVLRGTPLKHLENTDINSLATIS